A window of the Eulemur rufifrons isolate Redbay chromosome 6, OSU_ERuf_1, whole genome shotgun sequence genome harbors these coding sequences:
- the ARFIP2 gene encoding arfaptin-2 isoform X2, translating into MTDGILGKAATMEIPIHGNGEAGQLPEDDGLEQDLQQVMVSGPNLNETSIVSGGYGGSGDGLIPTGSGRHPSHSTTPAGPGDEVARGIAGEKFDIVKKWGINTYKCTKQLLSERFGRGSRTVDLELELQIELLRETKRKYESVLQLGRALTAHLYSLLQTQHALGDAFADLSQKSPELQEFGYNAETQKLLCKNGETLLGAVNFFVSSINTLVTKTMEDTLMTVKQYEAARLEYDAYRTDLEELSLGPRDAGTRGRLESAQATFQAHRDKYEKLRGDVAIKLKFLEENKIKVMHKQLLLFHNAVSAYFAGNQKQLEQTLQQFNIKLRPPGAEKPSWLEEQ; encoded by the exons ATGACGGACGGGATCCTAGGGAAGGCAGCCACAATGGAGATCCCCATCCATGGGAACGGTGAAGCTGGGCAGCTTCCTGAAGACGATGGGCTGGAGCAG GACCTCCAGCAGGTGATGGTGTCAGGACCCAACCTCAATGAAACCAGTATTGTGTCTGGTGGCTATGGGGGCTCTGGTGATGGACTCATCCCCACAG GGTCTGGCCGCCATCCATCTCACAGCACCACTCCTGCTGGCCCTGGAGATGAGGTGGCTCGGGGCATCGCTGGAGAGAAATTTGACATTGTCAAGAAATGGGGCATCAACACATATAAG TGCACAAAGCAGCTGTTATCAGAACGATTTGGCCGAGGCTCCCGGACTGTGGACCTGGAGCTAGAGCTACAGATTGAGTTGCTGCGTGAGACGAAGCGCAAGTATGAGAGTGTCCTGCAGCTGGGCCGGGCACTGACAGCCCACCTCTACAGCCTGCTGCAGACCCAGCATGCACTGGGTGACGCCTTTGCCGACCTCAGCCAGAAGTCCCCAGAGCTTCAG GAGTTTGGCTACAACGCAGAGACACAAAAACTGCTGTGCAAGAATGGGGAGACGCTGCTAGGGGCTGTGAACTTCTTTGTCTCTAGCATCAACACATTGGTCACCAAGACCATGGAAGACACACTCATGACTGTGAAACAGTATGAGGCTGCCAG gctggAATATGATGCCTACCGAACAGACTTAGAGGAGCTGAGCCTAGGCCCCCGGGATGCAGGGACACGTGGTCGACTCGAGAGCGCCCAGGCCACTTTCCAGGCCCATCGGGACAAGTATGAGAAGCTGCGGGGAGATGTGGCCATCAAGCTCAAGTTCCTGGAAGAAAATAAG ATCAAGGTGATGCACAAGCAGCTGCTGCTCTTCCACAATGCCGTGTCCGCCTACTTTGCTGGGAACCAGAAACAGCTGGAGCAGACCCTGCAGCAGTTCAACATCAAGCTGCGGCCTCCAGGAGCTGAGAAACCCTCTTGGCTAGAGGAGCAGTGA
- the ARFIP2 gene encoding arfaptin-2 isoform X9 → MKPVLCLVAMGALVMDSSPQCTKQLLSERFGRGSRTVDLELELQIELLRETKRKYESVLQLGRALTAHLYSLLQTQHALGDAFADLSQKSPELQEEFGYNAETQKLLCKNGETLLGAVNFFVSSINTLVTKTMEDTLMTVKQYEAARLEYDAYRTDLEELSLGPRDAGTRGRLESAQATFQAHRDKYEKLRGDVAIKLKFLEENKIKVMHKQLLLFHNAVSAYFAGNQKQLEQTLQQFNIKLRPPGAEKPSWLEEQ, encoded by the exons ATGAAACCAGTATTGTGTCTGGTGGCTATGGGGGCTCTGGTGATGGACTCATCCCCACAG TGCACAAAGCAGCTGTTATCAGAACGATTTGGCCGAGGCTCCCGGACTGTGGACCTGGAGCTAGAGCTACAGATTGAGTTGCTGCGTGAGACGAAGCGCAAGTATGAGAGTGTCCTGCAGCTGGGCCGGGCACTGACAGCCCACCTCTACAGCCTGCTGCAGACCCAGCATGCACTGGGTGACGCCTTTGCCGACCTCAGCCAGAAGTCCCCAGAGCTTCAG GAGGAGTTTGGCTACAACGCAGAGACACAAAAACTGCTGTGCAAGAATGGGGAGACGCTGCTAGGGGCTGTGAACTTCTTTGTCTCTAGCATCAACACATTGGTCACCAAGACCATGGAAGACACACTCATGACTGTGAAACAGTATGAGGCTGCCAG gctggAATATGATGCCTACCGAACAGACTTAGAGGAGCTGAGCCTAGGCCCCCGGGATGCAGGGACACGTGGTCGACTCGAGAGCGCCCAGGCCACTTTCCAGGCCCATCGGGACAAGTATGAGAAGCTGCGGGGAGATGTGGCCATCAAGCTCAAGTTCCTGGAAGAAAATAAG ATCAAGGTGATGCACAAGCAGCTGCTGCTCTTCCACAATGCCGTGTCCGCCTACTTTGCTGGGAACCAGAAACAGCTGGAGCAGACCCTGCAGCAGTTCAACATCAAGCTGCGGCCTCCAGGAGCTGAGAAACCCTCTTGGCTAGAGGAGCAGTGA
- the ARFIP2 gene encoding arfaptin-2 isoform X1 yields the protein MTDGILGKAATMEIPIHGNGEAGQLPEDDGLEQDLQQVMVSGPNLNETSIVSGGYGGSGDGLIPTGSGRHPSHSTTPAGPGDEVARGIAGEKFDIVKKWGINTYKCTKQLLSERFGRGSRTVDLELELQIELLRETKRKYESVLQLGRALTAHLYSLLQTQHALGDAFADLSQKSPELQEEFGYNAETQKLLCKNGETLLGAVNFFVSSINTLVTKTMEDTLMTVKQYEAARLEYDAYRTDLEELSLGPRDAGTRGRLESAQATFQAHRDKYEKLRGDVAIKLKFLEENKIKVMHKQLLLFHNAVSAYFAGNQKQLEQTLQQFNIKLRPPGAEKPSWLEEQ from the exons ATGACGGACGGGATCCTAGGGAAGGCAGCCACAATGGAGATCCCCATCCATGGGAACGGTGAAGCTGGGCAGCTTCCTGAAGACGATGGGCTGGAGCAG GACCTCCAGCAGGTGATGGTGTCAGGACCCAACCTCAATGAAACCAGTATTGTGTCTGGTGGCTATGGGGGCTCTGGTGATGGACTCATCCCCACAG GGTCTGGCCGCCATCCATCTCACAGCACCACTCCTGCTGGCCCTGGAGATGAGGTGGCTCGGGGCATCGCTGGAGAGAAATTTGACATTGTCAAGAAATGGGGCATCAACACATATAAG TGCACAAAGCAGCTGTTATCAGAACGATTTGGCCGAGGCTCCCGGACTGTGGACCTGGAGCTAGAGCTACAGATTGAGTTGCTGCGTGAGACGAAGCGCAAGTATGAGAGTGTCCTGCAGCTGGGCCGGGCACTGACAGCCCACCTCTACAGCCTGCTGCAGACCCAGCATGCACTGGGTGACGCCTTTGCCGACCTCAGCCAGAAGTCCCCAGAGCTTCAG GAGGAGTTTGGCTACAACGCAGAGACACAAAAACTGCTGTGCAAGAATGGGGAGACGCTGCTAGGGGCTGTGAACTTCTTTGTCTCTAGCATCAACACATTGGTCACCAAGACCATGGAAGACACACTCATGACTGTGAAACAGTATGAGGCTGCCAG gctggAATATGATGCCTACCGAACAGACTTAGAGGAGCTGAGCCTAGGCCCCCGGGATGCAGGGACACGTGGTCGACTCGAGAGCGCCCAGGCCACTTTCCAGGCCCATCGGGACAAGTATGAGAAGCTGCGGGGAGATGTGGCCATCAAGCTCAAGTTCCTGGAAGAAAATAAG ATCAAGGTGATGCACAAGCAGCTGCTGCTCTTCCACAATGCCGTGTCCGCCTACTTTGCTGGGAACCAGAAACAGCTGGAGCAGACCCTGCAGCAGTTCAACATCAAGCTGCGGCCTCCAGGAGCTGAGAAACCCTCTTGGCTAGAGGAGCAGTGA
- the TIMM10B gene encoding mitochondrial import inner membrane translocase subunit Tim10 B has translation MEQQQQQQQLRNLRDFLLVYNRMTELCFQRCVPSLHHRALDSEEEACLHSCAGKLIHSNHRLMAAYVQLMPALVQRRIADYEAAAAVPGAAAEQPRVSPSGS, from the exons ATggagcagcaacagcagcagcagcaactgaGAAAC TTGCGGGACTTCCTGTTGGTCTACAATCGGATGACAGAACTCTGCTTCCAGCGCTGTGTGCCCAGCCTGCACCACCGAGCTCTGGACTCTGAGGAG GAGGCCTGTCTGCACAGTTGTGCTGGGAAGCTGATCCATTCCAACCACCGCCTCATGGCCGCTTACGTGCAGCTCATGCCCGCCTTGGTACAGCGCCGCATCGCGGACTACGAGGCTGCCGCggctgtgccaggtgctgctgctgaACAGCCCAGAGTCTCGCCTTCAGGCAGCTAG
- the ARFIP2 gene encoding arfaptin-2 isoform X4 — translation MTDGILGKAATMEIPIHGNGEAGQLPEDDGLEQDLQQVMVSGPNLNETSIVSGGYGGSGDGLIPTGSGRHPSHSTTPAGPGDEVARGIAGEKFDIVKKWGINTYKCTKQLLSERFGRGSRTVDLELELQIELLRETKRKYESVLQLGRALTAHLYSLLQTQHALGDAFADLSQKSPELQEEFGYNAETQKLLCKNGETLLGAVNFFVSSINTLVTKTMEDTLMTVKQLEYDAYRTDLEELSLGPRDAGTRGRLESAQATFQAHRDKYEKLRGDVAIKLKFLEENKIKVMHKQLLLFHNAVSAYFAGNQKQLEQTLQQFNIKLRPPGAEKPSWLEEQ, via the exons ATGACGGACGGGATCCTAGGGAAGGCAGCCACAATGGAGATCCCCATCCATGGGAACGGTGAAGCTGGGCAGCTTCCTGAAGACGATGGGCTGGAGCAG GACCTCCAGCAGGTGATGGTGTCAGGACCCAACCTCAATGAAACCAGTATTGTGTCTGGTGGCTATGGGGGCTCTGGTGATGGACTCATCCCCACAG GGTCTGGCCGCCATCCATCTCACAGCACCACTCCTGCTGGCCCTGGAGATGAGGTGGCTCGGGGCATCGCTGGAGAGAAATTTGACATTGTCAAGAAATGGGGCATCAACACATATAAG TGCACAAAGCAGCTGTTATCAGAACGATTTGGCCGAGGCTCCCGGACTGTGGACCTGGAGCTAGAGCTACAGATTGAGTTGCTGCGTGAGACGAAGCGCAAGTATGAGAGTGTCCTGCAGCTGGGCCGGGCACTGACAGCCCACCTCTACAGCCTGCTGCAGACCCAGCATGCACTGGGTGACGCCTTTGCCGACCTCAGCCAGAAGTCCCCAGAGCTTCAG GAGGAGTTTGGCTACAACGCAGAGACACAAAAACTGCTGTGCAAGAATGGGGAGACGCTGCTAGGGGCTGTGAACTTCTTTGTCTCTAGCATCAACACATTGGTCACCAAGACCATGGAAGACACACTCATGACTGTGAAACA gctggAATATGATGCCTACCGAACAGACTTAGAGGAGCTGAGCCTAGGCCCCCGGGATGCAGGGACACGTGGTCGACTCGAGAGCGCCCAGGCCACTTTCCAGGCCCATCGGGACAAGTATGAGAAGCTGCGGGGAGATGTGGCCATCAAGCTCAAGTTCCTGGAAGAAAATAAG ATCAAGGTGATGCACAAGCAGCTGCTGCTCTTCCACAATGCCGTGTCCGCCTACTTTGCTGGGAACCAGAAACAGCTGGAGCAGACCCTGCAGCAGTTCAACATCAAGCTGCGGCCTCCAGGAGCTGAGAAACCCTCTTGGCTAGAGGAGCAGTGA
- the ARFIP2 gene encoding arfaptin-2 isoform X7 yields the protein MVSGPNLNETSIVSGGYGGSGDGLIPTGSGRHPSHSTTPAGPGDEVARGIAGEKFDIVKKWGINTYKCTKQLLSERFGRGSRTVDLELELQIELLRETKRKYESVLQLGRALTAHLYSLLQTQHALGDAFADLSQKSPELQEEFGYNAETQKLLCKNGETLLGAVNFFVSSINTLVTKTMEDTLMTVKQYEAARLEYDAYRTDLEELSLGPRDAGTRGRLESAQATFQAHRDKYEKLRGDVAIKLKFLEENKIKVMHKQLLLFHNAVSAYFAGNQKQLEQTLQQFNIKLRPPGAEKPSWLEEQ from the exons ATGGTGTCAGGACCCAACCTCAATGAAACCAGTATTGTGTCTGGTGGCTATGGGGGCTCTGGTGATGGACTCATCCCCACAG GGTCTGGCCGCCATCCATCTCACAGCACCACTCCTGCTGGCCCTGGAGATGAGGTGGCTCGGGGCATCGCTGGAGAGAAATTTGACATTGTCAAGAAATGGGGCATCAACACATATAAG TGCACAAAGCAGCTGTTATCAGAACGATTTGGCCGAGGCTCCCGGACTGTGGACCTGGAGCTAGAGCTACAGATTGAGTTGCTGCGTGAGACGAAGCGCAAGTATGAGAGTGTCCTGCAGCTGGGCCGGGCACTGACAGCCCACCTCTACAGCCTGCTGCAGACCCAGCATGCACTGGGTGACGCCTTTGCCGACCTCAGCCAGAAGTCCCCAGAGCTTCAG GAGGAGTTTGGCTACAACGCAGAGACACAAAAACTGCTGTGCAAGAATGGGGAGACGCTGCTAGGGGCTGTGAACTTCTTTGTCTCTAGCATCAACACATTGGTCACCAAGACCATGGAAGACACACTCATGACTGTGAAACAGTATGAGGCTGCCAG gctggAATATGATGCCTACCGAACAGACTTAGAGGAGCTGAGCCTAGGCCCCCGGGATGCAGGGACACGTGGTCGACTCGAGAGCGCCCAGGCCACTTTCCAGGCCCATCGGGACAAGTATGAGAAGCTGCGGGGAGATGTGGCCATCAAGCTCAAGTTCCTGGAAGAAAATAAG ATCAAGGTGATGCACAAGCAGCTGCTGCTCTTCCACAATGCCGTGTCCGCCTACTTTGCTGGGAACCAGAAACAGCTGGAGCAGACCCTGCAGCAGTTCAACATCAAGCTGCGGCCTCCAGGAGCTGAGAAACCCTCTTGGCTAGAGGAGCAGTGA
- the ARFIP2 gene encoding arfaptin-2 isoform X8, protein MVSGPNLNETSIVSGGYGGSGDGLIPTGSGRHPSHSTTPAGPGDEVARGIAGEKFDIVKKWGINTYKCTKQLLSERFGRGSRTVDLELELQIELLRETKRKYESVLQLGRALTAHLYSLLQTQHALGDAFADLSQKSPELQEFGYNAETQKLLCKNGETLLGAVNFFVSSINTLVTKTMEDTLMTVKQYEAARLEYDAYRTDLEELSLGPRDAGTRGRLESAQATFQAHRDKYEKLRGDVAIKLKFLEENKIKVMHKQLLLFHNAVSAYFAGNQKQLEQTLQQFNIKLRPPGAEKPSWLEEQ, encoded by the exons ATGGTGTCAGGACCCAACCTCAATGAAACCAGTATTGTGTCTGGTGGCTATGGGGGCTCTGGTGATGGACTCATCCCCACAG GGTCTGGCCGCCATCCATCTCACAGCACCACTCCTGCTGGCCCTGGAGATGAGGTGGCTCGGGGCATCGCTGGAGAGAAATTTGACATTGTCAAGAAATGGGGCATCAACACATATAAG TGCACAAAGCAGCTGTTATCAGAACGATTTGGCCGAGGCTCCCGGACTGTGGACCTGGAGCTAGAGCTACAGATTGAGTTGCTGCGTGAGACGAAGCGCAAGTATGAGAGTGTCCTGCAGCTGGGCCGGGCACTGACAGCCCACCTCTACAGCCTGCTGCAGACCCAGCATGCACTGGGTGACGCCTTTGCCGACCTCAGCCAGAAGTCCCCAGAGCTTCAG GAGTTTGGCTACAACGCAGAGACACAAAAACTGCTGTGCAAGAATGGGGAGACGCTGCTAGGGGCTGTGAACTTCTTTGTCTCTAGCATCAACACATTGGTCACCAAGACCATGGAAGACACACTCATGACTGTGAAACAGTATGAGGCTGCCAG gctggAATATGATGCCTACCGAACAGACTTAGAGGAGCTGAGCCTAGGCCCCCGGGATGCAGGGACACGTGGTCGACTCGAGAGCGCCCAGGCCACTTTCCAGGCCCATCGGGACAAGTATGAGAAGCTGCGGGGAGATGTGGCCATCAAGCTCAAGTTCCTGGAAGAAAATAAG ATCAAGGTGATGCACAAGCAGCTGCTGCTCTTCCACAATGCCGTGTCCGCCTACTTTGCTGGGAACCAGAAACAGCTGGAGCAGACCCTGCAGCAGTTCAACATCAAGCTGCGGCCTCCAGGAGCTGAGAAACCCTCTTGGCTAGAGGAGCAGTGA
- the ARFIP2 gene encoding arfaptin-2 isoform X5 has product MTDGILGKAATMEIPIHGNGEAGQLPEDDGLEQDLQQVMVSGPNLNETSIVSGGYGGSGDGLIPTDEVARGIAGEKFDIVKKWGINTYKCTKQLLSERFGRGSRTVDLELELQIELLRETKRKYESVLQLGRALTAHLYSLLQTQHALGDAFADLSQKSPELQEEFGYNAETQKLLCKNGETLLGAVNFFVSSINTLVTKTMEDTLMTVKQYEAARLEYDAYRTDLEELSLGPRDAGTRGRLESAQATFQAHRDKYEKLRGDVAIKLKFLEENKIKVMHKQLLLFHNAVSAYFAGNQKQLEQTLQQFNIKLRPPGAEKPSWLEEQ; this is encoded by the exons ATGACGGACGGGATCCTAGGGAAGGCAGCCACAATGGAGATCCCCATCCATGGGAACGGTGAAGCTGGGCAGCTTCCTGAAGACGATGGGCTGGAGCAG GACCTCCAGCAGGTGATGGTGTCAGGACCCAACCTCAATGAAACCAGTATTGTGTCTGGTGGCTATGGGGGCTCTGGTGATGGACTCATCCCCACAG ATGAGGTGGCTCGGGGCATCGCTGGAGAGAAATTTGACATTGTCAAGAAATGGGGCATCAACACATATAAG TGCACAAAGCAGCTGTTATCAGAACGATTTGGCCGAGGCTCCCGGACTGTGGACCTGGAGCTAGAGCTACAGATTGAGTTGCTGCGTGAGACGAAGCGCAAGTATGAGAGTGTCCTGCAGCTGGGCCGGGCACTGACAGCCCACCTCTACAGCCTGCTGCAGACCCAGCATGCACTGGGTGACGCCTTTGCCGACCTCAGCCAGAAGTCCCCAGAGCTTCAG GAGGAGTTTGGCTACAACGCAGAGACACAAAAACTGCTGTGCAAGAATGGGGAGACGCTGCTAGGGGCTGTGAACTTCTTTGTCTCTAGCATCAACACATTGGTCACCAAGACCATGGAAGACACACTCATGACTGTGAAACAGTATGAGGCTGCCAG gctggAATATGATGCCTACCGAACAGACTTAGAGGAGCTGAGCCTAGGCCCCCGGGATGCAGGGACACGTGGTCGACTCGAGAGCGCCCAGGCCACTTTCCAGGCCCATCGGGACAAGTATGAGAAGCTGCGGGGAGATGTGGCCATCAAGCTCAAGTTCCTGGAAGAAAATAAG ATCAAGGTGATGCACAAGCAGCTGCTGCTCTTCCACAATGCCGTGTCCGCCTACTTTGCTGGGAACCAGAAACAGCTGGAGCAGACCCTGCAGCAGTTCAACATCAAGCTGCGGCCTCCAGGAGCTGAGAAACCCTCTTGGCTAGAGGAGCAGTGA
- the ARFIP2 gene encoding arfaptin-2 isoform X3, whose protein sequence is MTDGILGKAATMEIPIHGNGEAGQLPEDDGLEQDLQQVMVSGPNLNETSIVSGGYGGSGDGLIPTGSGRHPSHSTTPAGPGDEVARGIAGEKFDIVKKWGINTYKCTKQLLSERFGRGSRTVDLELELQIELLRETKRKYESVLQLGRALTAHLYSLLQTQHALGDAFADLSQKSPELQEEFGYNAETQKLLCKNGETLLGAVNFFVSSINTLVTKTMEDTLMTVKQYEAARLEYDAYRTDLEELSLGPRDAGTRGRLESAQATFQAHRDKYEKLRGDVAIKLKFLEENKVMHKQLLLFHNAVSAYFAGNQKQLEQTLQQFNIKLRPPGAEKPSWLEEQ, encoded by the exons ATGACGGACGGGATCCTAGGGAAGGCAGCCACAATGGAGATCCCCATCCATGGGAACGGTGAAGCTGGGCAGCTTCCTGAAGACGATGGGCTGGAGCAG GACCTCCAGCAGGTGATGGTGTCAGGACCCAACCTCAATGAAACCAGTATTGTGTCTGGTGGCTATGGGGGCTCTGGTGATGGACTCATCCCCACAG GGTCTGGCCGCCATCCATCTCACAGCACCACTCCTGCTGGCCCTGGAGATGAGGTGGCTCGGGGCATCGCTGGAGAGAAATTTGACATTGTCAAGAAATGGGGCATCAACACATATAAG TGCACAAAGCAGCTGTTATCAGAACGATTTGGCCGAGGCTCCCGGACTGTGGACCTGGAGCTAGAGCTACAGATTGAGTTGCTGCGTGAGACGAAGCGCAAGTATGAGAGTGTCCTGCAGCTGGGCCGGGCACTGACAGCCCACCTCTACAGCCTGCTGCAGACCCAGCATGCACTGGGTGACGCCTTTGCCGACCTCAGCCAGAAGTCCCCAGAGCTTCAG GAGGAGTTTGGCTACAACGCAGAGACACAAAAACTGCTGTGCAAGAATGGGGAGACGCTGCTAGGGGCTGTGAACTTCTTTGTCTCTAGCATCAACACATTGGTCACCAAGACCATGGAAGACACACTCATGACTGTGAAACAGTATGAGGCTGCCAG gctggAATATGATGCCTACCGAACAGACTTAGAGGAGCTGAGCCTAGGCCCCCGGGATGCAGGGACACGTGGTCGACTCGAGAGCGCCCAGGCCACTTTCCAGGCCCATCGGGACAAGTATGAGAAGCTGCGGGGAGATGTGGCCATCAAGCTCAAGTTCCTGGAAGAAAATAAG GTGATGCACAAGCAGCTGCTGCTCTTCCACAATGCCGTGTCCGCCTACTTTGCTGGGAACCAGAAACAGCTGGAGCAGACCCTGCAGCAGTTCAACATCAAGCTGCGGCCTCCAGGAGCTGAGAAACCCTCTTGGCTAGAGGAGCAGTGA
- the ARFIP2 gene encoding arfaptin-2 isoform X6, which produces MTDGILGKAATMEIPIHGNGEAGQLPEDDGLEQDLQQVMVSGPNLNETSIVSGGYGGSGDGLIPTGSGRHPSHSTTPAGPGDEVARGIAGEKFDIVKKWGINTYKCTKQLLSERFGRGSRTVDLELELQIELLRETKRKYESVLQLGRALTAHLYSLLQTQHALGDAFADLSQKSPELQEEFGYNAETQKLLCKNGETLLGAVNFFVSSINTLVTKTMEDTLMTVKQYEAARLEYDAYRTDLEELSLGPRDAGTRGRLESAQATFQAHRDKYEKLRGDVAIKLKFLEENKSSAPTPKAPSEQSPHTPALCLGSGS; this is translated from the exons ATGACGGACGGGATCCTAGGGAAGGCAGCCACAATGGAGATCCCCATCCATGGGAACGGTGAAGCTGGGCAGCTTCCTGAAGACGATGGGCTGGAGCAG GACCTCCAGCAGGTGATGGTGTCAGGACCCAACCTCAATGAAACCAGTATTGTGTCTGGTGGCTATGGGGGCTCTGGTGATGGACTCATCCCCACAG GGTCTGGCCGCCATCCATCTCACAGCACCACTCCTGCTGGCCCTGGAGATGAGGTGGCTCGGGGCATCGCTGGAGAGAAATTTGACATTGTCAAGAAATGGGGCATCAACACATATAAG TGCACAAAGCAGCTGTTATCAGAACGATTTGGCCGAGGCTCCCGGACTGTGGACCTGGAGCTAGAGCTACAGATTGAGTTGCTGCGTGAGACGAAGCGCAAGTATGAGAGTGTCCTGCAGCTGGGCCGGGCACTGACAGCCCACCTCTACAGCCTGCTGCAGACCCAGCATGCACTGGGTGACGCCTTTGCCGACCTCAGCCAGAAGTCCCCAGAGCTTCAG GAGGAGTTTGGCTACAACGCAGAGACACAAAAACTGCTGTGCAAGAATGGGGAGACGCTGCTAGGGGCTGTGAACTTCTTTGTCTCTAGCATCAACACATTGGTCACCAAGACCATGGAAGACACACTCATGACTGTGAAACAGTATGAGGCTGCCAG gctggAATATGATGCCTACCGAACAGACTTAGAGGAGCTGAGCCTAGGCCCCCGGGATGCAGGGACACGTGGTCGACTCGAGAGCGCCCAGGCCACTTTCCAGGCCCATCGGGACAAGTATGAGAAGCTGCGGGGAGATGTGGCCATCAAGCTCAAGTTCCTGGAAGAAAATAAG AGTTCAGCCCCCACCCCAAAAGCACCATCAGAGCAGAGTCCACATacccctgctctgtgcctgggctCAGGCTCATAG